From Pararhizobium sp. A13:
AACTGAAGCAGGAATTCCGCAACTTTGACTTCATGTCACCTTGGGAAGGGACGGACTACGTTCTGCCCGGTGACGAAAAAGCAAACGCGAAGTGACAAGGAAGGCCGGCGGTCCCGCAAGAGCGAGGGCCTTTCCGGCTTGGAGCAAGCGGCATGAACGAACATAACGTCCGTAATTTTAATATCAATTTCGGACCGCAGCATCCGGCGGCGCACGGCGTGCTGCGTCTCGTGCTGGAGCTCGATGGCGAAATCGTCGAGCGTGTCGATCCGCATATCGGCCTGCTGCACCGCGGCACCGAGAAGCTGATCGAGACCAAGACCTACCTGCAGGCCGTGCCCTATTTCGATCGGCTCGACTATGTCGCGCCGATGAACCAGGAACATGCCTTTGCGCTGGCGGTCGAGAAGCTGACCGGCACCGAAGTGCCGATCCGCGGCCAGCTGATCCGTGTTCTCTATTCGGAAATCGGCCGTATCCTGTCGCACCTTTTGAACGTCACGACGCAGGCTATGGACGTCGGCGCGCTGACGCCGCCGCTCTGGGGCTTCGAAGAGCGCGAAAAGCTGATGGTTTTCTACGAGCGGGCCTGCGGCGCGCGCATGCACTCGGCCTATTTCCGTCCCGGCGGCGTGCATCAGGACCTGCCGCATGAACTGGTGGAAGACATCGGCAAGTGGATCGACCCGTTCCTGAAGACCGTTGACGATATCGATGAGTTGCTCACCGGCAACCGCATCTTCAAACAGCGCAACGTCGACATCGGCGTCGTCAGCCTCGACGACGCCTGGGCCTGGGGCTTCTCAGGCGTCATGGTGCGTGGCTCGGGCGCCGCCTGGGACTTGCGCAAGGCGCAGCCCTACGAATGCTATGCCGACATGGATTTCGACATCCCGATCGGCAAGAATGGCGATTGCTACGACCGTTACCTGATCCGTATGATCGAGATGCGCGAAGCGGCCAAGATCATGCGCCAGTGCGTCAATCGCCTGCTCGGCGACGCCAAGATCGGACCGGTTTCGTCGCTCGACGGCAAGATCGTGCCGCCGAAGCGCGGCGAGATGAAGCGCTCGATGGAAGCGCTGATCCACCATTTCAAGCTCTATACCGAAGGCTATCACGTGCCCGAGGGTGAGGTTTACGCGGCCGTCGAAGCACCGAAGGGTGAATTCGGCGTCTATCTCGTCTCCGACGGCACCAACAAGCCCTACCGTTGCAAGATCCGTGCCCCAGGTTACGCGCATCTGCAGGCGATGGATTACATCTGTCGTGGCCACCAGTTGGCCGACGTATCGGCCATTCTTGGCTCGCTCGATATCGTATTCGGCGAGGTAGACCGTTGATGCGTTTGATTGCCCTGATGCTTTGCGGATCGATGCTTGCGGCAGCGCCGGCTCTCGCGCAGGAGACTGCGCCGGACACCGGTGATCCAAGCATCAGCGGTTCGTCGGGCAGCGGCATCGGCCGGCTTCTGGGCCAGGGCTATGAGATCAGGGCCGCGGTGCCGAACGGCACGCGCTACATCGTATTTTTGCAAAAAGACCAGTCAGCCTATGCCTGCGAGTTCGTCTCCCTGACGAAGTCGCGGTGCGGTTCGATTAACTGATAAGGTGCGGGAAGAATGTCCGTTCGTCGACTAGCCGAGGAAAATGTCCAGCCAGCGAGCTTTGCCTTCAGCAAGGACAATGCTGTCTGGGCAAAGGCAACGATCAAGAAATACCCGAAGGGTCGCGAGCAATCAGCGGTCATTCCGCTGTTGATGCGGGCGCAGGAACAGGACGGCTGGGTCACCAAGGCGGCGATCGAAAGCGTCGCCGATATGCTCGGCATGCCCTATATCCGCGTGCTCGAAGTTGCGACCTTCTACACCCAGTTCCAGCTGAAGCCGGTCGGTACGCGCGCCCATGTGCAGGTCTGCGGCACGACGCCCTGCATGCTGCGCGGCTCCGAGGACCTGATCAACCTCTGCAAGAAGCGCATCCATCCCGAGCCGCTGACGCCGAATGAGGCGGGTACGCTTTCCTGGGAAGAGGTGGAGTGTCAGGGCACTTGCGTGAACGCGCCGATGGTGATGATCTTCAAGGACACCTATGAAGACCTGACGGTTCCGCAGCTGGAATATATCATCGACCGTTTCGACGCAGGCAAGGGCTCCGACGTCAAGCCGGGACCGCAGATCGACCGTATCTACTCCGCGCCGGTAGGTGGCCCGACAACGCTGCTGACACCTGAAAAGAAGCCTGCTGCGCCGCGCGCCAAAAAGGCGGGCGGGGAGGCGGCTGTAAGCGTGCCTCCGTCCTATGCGGCGCGTCCGAAGACCGATGCGCCTGAAACCGATCCGACGCTGAAGACGCCGGCAACGGCAAAGGCGGAATCCGCGGCGAACGACAAGGTTGCCGGTGACACCAAGGCTGAAGGTGCCGTCGCCGCCAAGCCGACGGCAGCTGCCGCAAAGCCATCGCTCCAGGACAAGAACCGTCCCGCTGGCGTCGAGAGGCCGGCGACCCCGGATGACCTGAAGCTGATTTCGGGCGTCGGTCCGAAGATCGAGGCGACCCTGCAGGAACTCGGCATTTTCACCTACGCGCAGGTCGCCGGCTGGAAGAAGGCCGAGCGCGAATGGGTGGACGGCTATCTGAATTTCAAGGGCCGCATCGACCGTGACGACTGGGTCAAGCAAGCCAAGGCGCTGGCCAAGGGCGGCGAAGCCGAATACATCAAAGTCTTCGGCAAGAAGCCGCGATAAGTTAGGTGAACCATGCTCGACGATAAAGATCGCATTTTTACCAATATCTACGGCATTCACGACAAGTCGCTGAAGGGCGCGATCAGCCGTGGCCATTGGGATGGCACCAAGCAGATCCTGGAAAAAGGCCGTGACTGGATCATCAACGAGATGAAGGCGTCGGGTCTTCGCGGCCGTGGCGGCGCCGGCTTCCCGACGGGTCTCAAATGGTCCTTCATGCCGAAGGAAAGTGACGGCCGGCCGCATTACCTGGTCGTCAACGCCGACGAGTCGGAGCCGGGCACCTGCAAGGACCGTGACATCATGCGCCACGATCCGCATACGCTGATCGAAGGCTGCCTGGTCGCGAGCTTCGCCATGGGGGCGCATACGGCCTATATCTACGTTCGCGGTGAATATATTCGCGAACGCGAGGCGCTGCAGGCGGCGATCGATGAATGCTATGACGCCGGCCTTCTCGGCATCAACAACAAGCACGGCTGGGACATGGACATCTACGTCCATCACGGCGCCGGCGCTTATATCTGCGGCGAAGAGACAGCACTTCTCGAAAGCCTCGAGGGCAAGAAGGGCCAGCCGCGCCTGAAGCCGCCGTTCCCGGCCAATATGGGTCTCTACGGCTGCCCGACCACCGTCAACAACGTTGAATCGATTGCCGTTGCGCCGACGATCCTGCGCCGTGGCGCTGGCTGGTTCTCCGCGATCGGCCGTCCGAACAACGTCGGCACGAAGCTGTTCATGGTTTCTGGCCACGTCAACAGGCCGTGCACCTTCGAAGATGCGATGGGTGTGCCGTTCCGA
This genomic window contains:
- a CDS encoding NADH-quinone oxidoreductase subunit D, with the protein product MNEHNVRNFNINFGPQHPAAHGVLRLVLELDGEIVERVDPHIGLLHRGTEKLIETKTYLQAVPYFDRLDYVAPMNQEHAFALAVEKLTGTEVPIRGQLIRVLYSEIGRILSHLLNVTTQAMDVGALTPPLWGFEEREKLMVFYERACGARMHSAYFRPGGVHQDLPHELVEDIGKWIDPFLKTVDDIDELLTGNRIFKQRNVDIGVVSLDDAWAWGFSGVMVRGSGAAWDLRKAQPYECYADMDFDIPIGKNGDCYDRYLIRMIEMREAAKIMRQCVNRLLGDAKIGPVSSLDGKIVPPKRGEMKRSMEALIHHFKLYTEGYHVPEGEVYAAVEAPKGEFGVYLVSDGTNKPYRCKIRAPGYAHLQAMDYICRGHQLADVSAILGSLDIVFGEVDR
- a CDS encoding NADH-quinone oxidoreductase subunit E, whose protein sequence is MSVRRLAEENVQPASFAFSKDNAVWAKATIKKYPKGREQSAVIPLLMRAQEQDGWVTKAAIESVADMLGMPYIRVLEVATFYTQFQLKPVGTRAHVQVCGTTPCMLRGSEDLINLCKKRIHPEPLTPNEAGTLSWEEVECQGTCVNAPMVMIFKDTYEDLTVPQLEYIIDRFDAGKGSDVKPGPQIDRIYSAPVGGPTTLLTPEKKPAAPRAKKAGGEAAVSVPPSYAARPKTDAPETDPTLKTPATAKAESAANDKVAGDTKAEGAVAAKPTAAAAKPSLQDKNRPAGVERPATPDDLKLISGVGPKIEATLQELGIFTYAQVAGWKKAEREWVDGYLNFKGRIDRDDWVKQAKALAKGGEAEYIKVFGKKPR
- the nuoF gene encoding NADH-quinone oxidoreductase subunit NuoF; amino-acid sequence: MLDDKDRIFTNIYGIHDKSLKGAISRGHWDGTKQILEKGRDWIINEMKASGLRGRGGAGFPTGLKWSFMPKESDGRPHYLVVNADESEPGTCKDRDIMRHDPHTLIEGCLVASFAMGAHTAYIYVRGEYIREREALQAAIDECYDAGLLGINNKHGWDMDIYVHHGAGAYICGEETALLESLEGKKGQPRLKPPFPANMGLYGCPTTVNNVESIAVAPTILRRGAGWFSAIGRPNNVGTKLFMVSGHVNRPCTFEDAMGVPFREMIERHCGGIRGGWDNLLAVIPGGSSCPVVKAEDIIDAPMDFDGMRDVKSSFGTAAVIVMDRSTDIIKAIWRLAAFYKHESCGQCTPCREGTGWMMRVMERMVQGRAQKREIDMLFDVTKQVEGHTICALGDAAAWPIQGLIRNFRPEMEKRIDEYTRNSTSHGAVLQAAE